The genomic window AGCGGTTCACGGTTCTCCATGGCCGCAGTGTGGCACGCGTCACCTCGCCCTCACCCGTCACCTCCCTGACCGGGGCGCGAACTGCGCGAAAGGGCCGGTCCACCACCTTCGGCCGTCAACTGCTTGCAAATTAAATGTAGTTGGCCCAAGCCGCCCCTTGACGTGAAGCGTTGCCTACCGCTTTGCTGTGCGCGATCGTTTGCTCGCACACAGCATCGATATGCGCCGGTGCCATGTCGAAGTGGAAAAGGAACTCGCGGATGTCTCCGCCTCCGCCACCCCTGGGCCGCGCCCGCCGCAGAGGCGGGCGCTCGGACCACACCTTCGACCCGGCGCTCGACGACAGCGAACTCATCGAAGTACGTGGCCGGTTCGCCCAGGGCCGTTGGACACGGGCCCGCTCCCTGCTCGTCGCCACTGGCGCCGACTGGGACCACAGGGGCCACCGCGTCCTCACCCTCGCCGCCGTCCCGTCCGCCGCGGGGTGGGCCCGCGACTGGCTGCTCGCCGAACCGGACAGCCCCGACGCGACCACGCTGCTCGCCTGCGCGGCCGTGGCGCACGCCCAGCGGCCCAAGGCGGGGACCGGCGAGCGCGACCGGGCCCGCGAGGCATGCCTCACCGCCGCGGCGCTCCACCCGGCCGATCCCACCCCCTGGCTCGGGCTGATGGCGCTGGAGCGTACCCACGGCACCCAGGAGGCGGTCGCCCGGTACTTCGAGGAGATCCGCGCCCGCCACCCCGAACACCACCAGGCCCACCACCTCATGACGGCGGGTATCGCCGAGGCGCGCCCCGAGAGCGACCCGCTCCACGAGGTGTACGACTTCGCCGCCTGGGCCGCCGAACAGGCCCCGGCCGACTCGCCGCTCGCGGTCCTCCCCGTCGTCGCGCACGCGGAGCGCTACCGCGTCCTCGTCGCGGCCGGAGCCCTGGGGGACGACCCGGCCGCCTCCGGCCACTGGACCGGCCGCCGCGCCCGGCAGGTGATGAAGGCCGCCTTCGACTGGTGGCTGGAATGGGAACGGGAGGACCACCCCCGCCACCGCGCAGACCTCAATTTCCTGGCCCACGCGAAGATCTGCGAAGGCAGACCCGCCGAGGCGGCGGCCCTCTTCCACCGCATCGGCCCCCACGCGACCGAGGCCCCCTGGTCGTACTCGGGCCGCGACGCCTACCCCGAATTCCTCGCCGCGCGCACCTACGCGCTCGGCGCCCCGTGATGCAGGTTGCTCTCAACGAAGGGACCACCCCCGCCATGTCGACGGGCAGATCAGATACGAGCGGGACCGCGACCGGCCGGACGGCCGACGGCACCGGCGGGATCAACACCTACAAGGGTGCGGAGCGCGCCCTGCGTGCCGACCGGCTCGGCACCCCGGGCCTGCTCCTCTCGGTCCTCGCGGCCAGCGCCCCGCTGATGGTCGTCGCCGGAGTGATGCCGACCGTCTTCGGCGTCATGGGCATCGTCGGACAGCCCCTGCTGTACGTCATCCTCGGCGTCGTCCTGATGCTGTTCAGCGTCGGCTACGCGGAGATGAGCCGGCACGTCCACAACGCCGGCGCCTTCTACGCCTACATCGCGCGCGGCCTCGGGCCGACCGCCGGCGCGGGTGCCTCGCTCGTCGCCCTGGTCGCCTACAGCGCCATGCAGGTGGGCATCTACGGCATCCTCGGCTTCGAGGTCTCCGGCCTCTTCGCCACCTATCTCGACATCGACCTGGTGTGGTGGGTCCCGGCCCTCGTCTCCGTGGCCGTCGTCGGCGTACTCGGCTGGCTGAAGATCGACCTCAACGCCAAGGTGCTCGGCGTGCTGCTCGTCGTCGAGTGCGCCCTCGTGGTGATCTTCGACATCGCCGCCATCGGCAAGCCCGGACCCGAAGGGCTGTCCCTGCACGCGTTCGACCCGGAGACGCTCACCGGAGCCGGCCTCGGCACCGCGCTCTGCTTCTGCATCGCCGCGTTCGTCGGCTTCGAACAGGCCCCGGTGTACGCGGAGGAGACCAGCCGCCCGCAGATCGTCGTCTCCCGGGTGATGTTCCTGGCCGTCGGCTACGCCGCACTGTTCCTCGCCGTCAGCTCCTGGGCCCTCACCGTCGCCGCCGGCCCGGCCTCCATCGCGGACACCTCGCTGAAGCAGGGCCCGGGCATGCTCTTCGGCCTCACCGAGGAGCGCCTCGGCTCCACGTTCACCGACGTCCTGCACGTCCTGTTCGTCACCGGCATGTTCGCCGCGCTGCTCAGCTTCCACAACGTGGTCGCCCGCTACGCGTTCGCCATGGGCCGTGAGGGACTGCTGCCCGCCGGCTTCGGCCGCACCAGCAAGGCGAGCGGCGCGCCCGCCACCGGATCCATGCTCCAGTCCGCGGTCTCCGTCGTCATCGTGCTGGCCTTCGCGCTCGCCGACGACTACCCGGTCGGCGACCCCACGGCGCCGGTCCTGCACCTCTTCACCTGGATGGGCAACGTCGGCGCGCTCGGAGTCATCGTGCTGATGGCCGCGGCTTCCTTCGCCGTCATCGCGTTCTTCGTACGCCGCGGAGCCGGCCGGGCCCAGGCACCCCGCCTCATCGCCTCGGGACTCGCGGGCGCCGCTCTCCTCGCCATCGCCGTCTTCACGGTCCGGGACTTCGACGTCCTGGTCGGCTCCGGCCCCGGCTCGGTGCTCAACTGGGTGCTGCCCGGCGTCATCGTCCTCGCCCTCGTCGTGGGCCTGGCCTACGGGGCACTGCTGCGCCGCACCAGGCCCGAGGTCCACGCGAGGATCGGGCTCGGCAACGAGGCCTTCCAGCTGGAGAAGGCATCGGAGGGCGTGCCCGCGGGCCCGCGCTGACCGCCCCTTCTTACCGAAGCGTGACGTGCGCCCGCGGCCCCTGGTGACGGGACGGCCGCGGGTGTTCGAATGGGCCGGTGAAACGTGAGACTCCAGACCCCGGCGGCCCCCCTCCCGTATCCGGCGCACCGCCGGACACGGACAGCGCGGGCACACCCGTCGGCCGCCGCCTGGTGCTGGCCATGCTCGGCCTCGGCGTCGCCGGGGTGGCCGCCGCCCCCTCCCTCCAGGGCGCGATGGAGAACGGGCTGGGAGCCGTCGCCGGCAAGGACCCCACCGGGCTCACCGGTCTGCTCCCCAACGGCGGCGGCTTCCGCTACTACTCCGTCACCACCTCCGTACCGGAGAAGACCGCCGCCGACTACCGGCTCACCGTGGACGGCATGGTCGACCGCCCGGCCACGTACACGCTCGACTCGCTGAAGGCACTGCCGCAGACCCGCCTCGTCCGCGACGTCCAGTGCGTCACGGGATGGCGGGTGCCCAAGACCCCGTTCGAGGGCGTCGGCCTCCGGGCACTGCTGGACGCGGCGGGCGTACGGCCCGGGGCGAAGGCCGTACGCTTCACCTGCTTCGACGGTGCCTACAGCGAGAGCCTGACCCTGGAACAGGCCCGCCGCGCCGACGTCCTGGTCGCCCTGCGCATGAAGGACGAGCCGCTGGCCCACGCCCACGGCGGCCCGGTCCGCCTCTACGTCGCCCCCATGTACTTCTACAAGTCGGCGAAATGGCTGTCCGGGATCACCGTGACCGATTCCGTGCGCCCCGGATACTGGGAGGAGCTCGGTTATGACGTCGACGCCTGGGTCGGCCGGTCCAACGGCCGCGATGACACCCCCACCGTCTGAACACCCGCCGCGGATACGCCGGTTCAGCACCGCAGAGCGGTGGGTGCACCGCACCACGGCCTGGCTGGTACTGCTCTGCGTCGCCACGGCCGCCTGCCTGTACGTCCCGCAGCTCGCGGAACTCGCCGGCCGCAGGCACCTCGTGGTCACCGTGCACGAATGGTCCGGGCTGCTCGCCCCCGTTCCGCTGCTCGCGGGCCTCGTGTCCCGCGCGCTGCGCGCCGACCTCTCCCGGCTCAACCGCTTCGGACCGCACGACCGGCGGTGGCTGCGGGCCGCGCTGCGCCGCGACCGGTCACCAGGGTCGCGCCCGGCCGGGAAGTTCAACGCCGGTCAGAAGCTCTACGCCGCATGGATCGCGGGCGCCGTACTCGTCATGCTGGGGACCGGCCTGCTGATGTGGTTCACCGGGCTCACGCCGCTGGTGTGGCGCACCGGCGCGACGTTCGTCCACGACTGGCTGGCACTCGCCGTAGGCATCGCCCTCGCCGGGCACACGGCGAAGGCGCTCGCCGACCCGGAGGCACGCCGTGGCATGCGCACCGGATCGGTCGAGCGCTCCTGGGCCCGGACCGAGCACCCGCTGTGGCGGGAGCCGGACGAGTAGACGGGCTACAGCACCAGCGACAGCAGCAGGATGAAGGCCAGCGAGACGACGGAGATGATCGTCTCCATCACCGACCAGGTCTTGAGCGTCTGCGGGACGTCCATGCCGAAGTACTCCTTCACCAGCCAGAACCCCGCGTCGTTGACATGGCTGAAGAAGAGCGAGCCCGCACCGACCGCGAGGACGAGCAGCGCCGTGTGCGAGGTCGACATGCCGGCGGCCAGCGGGGCGACCAGGCCGGCCGCCGAGATGGTGGCCACCGTCGCCGAACCCGTCGCCAGACGGATCGCGACGGCGATGAGCCAGCCGAGCAGCAGGGCCGGTACCGACCAGTTCTCGGAGAACTCCAGGATCATCCGGCCCACACCGGCGTCGATGAGGGTCTGCTTGAAACCGCCGCCCGCACCCACGATCAGGAGGATGCCCGCGATCGGGGCGAGCGACTTCTCGACGGTGGCGCTGAGCCGGACCTTGGTGAACCCGGCCGCGCGGCCCAGGGTGAACATGCCCACGATGACAGCCGCGAGCAGGGCGATCAGCGGCGAACCGATGACGTCGGTGACTCGCTGGACGTGGTTCTCGGGGTCGTCCACCACGATGTCGACGAGCGCCTTGGCCAGCATCAGCACGACGGGCAGCAGGATCGTCGCCAGGGTCACGCCGAAGCCCGGGCGCCGCTCCAGGTCCTCGGACGGGCGCTGCGGGATCATCTTCTCCGGCGCCTCGATGTCCACCCAGCGGGCGGCGTAGCGGGAGAAGACCGGCCCGGCGATGACCACCGTCGGGACGGCCACCAGCACGCCGAGGGCCAGAGTGACACCGAGGTTGGCGCCGAGGGCGTCGATCGCGACCAGAGGGCCGGGGTGCGGCGGGATCAGGCCGTGCATCACCGAGAGGCCGGCGAGTGCGGGGATGCCGATCCGCATCAGGGAGTAGTTGCCGCGTTTGGCGACCAGCAGCACCACCGGAATCATCAGCACGATTCCGACCTCGAAGAACAGCGGAAGTCCGATGATCGAGGCGATCAGGACCATCGCCCACGGCATCGCACGCCCGCTCGCCTTCGCGAGGATCGTGTCGACGATCTGGTCGGCGCCGCCGGAGTCGGCGAGCAGCTTGCCCAGGATGGCTCCGAGGGCGATGAGGACACCGACGCCGGCGACCGTGGAGCCGAGCCCCGCGGTGAAGCTGGCTATCGTCTTCGCCGGATCGGCGCCGGCGAAGGAGCCGAGGGCCAGGGAGCCGATGGTCAGCGCGAGGAACGCGTGCATCTTGAACGTGGTGATGAGCAGAACGATGACGGCTATGCCCGCCAGGACGGCGATGCCCAGCTGCGCGTTGCCGGCCGAAGTGATGGGTTCGACGGCATCCGCTGCCAGCATCTCGACGCTGAGACCTGTCACGGTGATGATCCTCAGCTCTTGAGCCGGCGCAGCGCGGCGACGGCCCGGTCGGTGATTTCCTCGGGGGTGCCGGACACGTCGACCGACACCCCGGCCTCGTCCACCTCCAGTGGCTGCAAAGTGGCGAACTGGGAGTCGAGCAGGGCCGTCGGCATGAAGTGGCCCTTGCGGGCCGCCATGCGTCGTTCGATGAGCGCCCTGTCGCCCGTCAGGTGCAGGAAGAGGGCGCCGGGCGCCTCGGCGCGCAGCCTGTCGCGGTAGACGCGCTTGAGCGCCGAACTGCTGACGACCCCGCCGAGCCCCGCCCGGCCGTGTGCCCACCGGCCGATCGCGTCCAGCCAGGGCCAGCGGTCGCCGTCCTCCAGGGGGGTGCCCGAGGACATCTTCGCGATGTTGGCGGGCGGGTGGAAGTCGTCGCCCTCGGCGTAGGGAACGCCGAGCCGGTCGGCGAGCAGGGGACCGATCGTGGTCTTGCCGGTCCCTGCTACGCCCATCACCACGACGACGTGGGGGGTGCTCATCGGTGCCTCGCTGTCTTCATCGACATCGGTCCGTCGACATCGGTCCGTCGCGCTACTGAAACCCATTACATACGACTTATTCAAGAGGCTGTGACATAAACGTCGTACTTTTTGGCTTCCGTGTGGCCCCGTAGGCTGGTGGGCATGACCACACAGGGCCAGGGGCTGCATACACATGTGCTGGACACCCTGGGTCTCGAGATCGCCGCGGGTGACAGCCCGCCCGGCACGATCCTGCGCACCGACGAACTCGCCCAGCGCTTCGACGTCTCACGCACCGTCGTACGCGAGGTGATCCGGGTCCTGGAATCCATGCACCTGGTCGAGTCCCGGCGCCGGGTGGGGGTGACCGTGCGGCCCACCGAGGAGTGGAACGTCTACGACCCCCAGGTCATCCGGTGGCGACTCGCCGGCTCCGACCGGCCCCGGCAGCTGCGCTCCCTCACCGTCCTGCGGTCCGCGGTGGAGCCCGTCGCGGCGGGCCTCGCCGCACGCCACGCCACGGCTGAGCAGTGCGCGGAACTCACGGAGTGCGCCCTCGGCATGGTCGCCACCTCGCGCGGCCGGCAACTGGAGGGCTACCTCCGGCACGACGTCGCCTTCCACCGCATCGTGCTCAACGCCTCCGGCAACGAGATGTTCGCGCGGCTCGGCGACGTCGTCGCCGAGGTCCTCGCCGGCCGTACACACCACCAGGTGATGTTCGAGGACCCCGACCCCGCCGCGGTCACACTCCACGTGCGGGTCGCCGAAGCCGTGCGCGAGGGCGACGCGGCGGCCGCCGAGCGGCTGACCAAGGAGATCGCCGTGGGCGCGCTCCACGAACTGGACGTACTGGCCCCTTGAGCGGAGCCGCTTCCGGGTACGGTGGGCGGGCTCGATCTTCGGGCGGACGGGGCAGTCGGGATGGGAGACCACGGCATGGCGCAGCAGGTACAAGGGGTCATCGCACCGGGCAGGGACGAGCCCGTTCGCGTCGAGACGATCCTCGTGCCGGACCCGGGTCCCGGCGAGGCAGTGGTCCGCATCCAGGCGTGCGGCGTCTGCCACACCGACCTGCACTACAAGCAGGGCGGGATCAACGACGACTTCCCCTTCCTCCTCGGCCACGAGGCGGCGGGTGTGGTGGAGTCCGTCGGCGACGACGTCACCGACGTCGCCCCCGGTGACTTCGTCGTCCTCAACTGGCGTGCCGTGTGCGGCCAGTGCCGCGCCTGCCTGCGCGGCCGTCCCTGGTACTGCTTCAACACGCACAACGCCAAGCAGAAGATGACCCTCCTGGACGGCACCGAGCTGTCCCCGGCGCTCGGCATCGGAGCCTTCGCCGAGAAGACCCTCGTCGCCGCCGGTCAGTGCACCAAGGTCGACCCGGAGGTCTCCCCGGCCGTCGCCGGCCTCCTCGGCTGCGGCGTCATGGCGGGAATCGGCGCCGCCATCAACACCGGCCAGGTCGGACGGGGCGACTCCGTCGCCGTCATCGGCTGCGGCGGAGTCGGTGACGCGGCGATCGCCGGCGCCCGGCTCGCGGGAGCAGCGAAGATCATCGCGGTCGACATCGACGACCGCAAGCTGGAGACGGCGAAGAAGATGGGCGCGACCCACACCGTCAACTCCCGTTCCGGCGACCCCGTCGAAGCGATCCGCGCGCTGACCGGAGGCAACGGCGCCGACGTCGTCATCGAGGCGGTCGGCCGCCCGGAGACGTACAAGCAGGCCTTCTACGCCCGCGACCTCGCCGGCACCGTCGTCCTCGTCGGCGTCCCGACCCCCGAGATGCAGCTCGAACTCCCGCTCCTCGACGTGTTCGGGCGCGGCGGTTCGCTCAAGTCGTCCTGGTACGGCGACTGCCTGCCCTCCCGCGACTTCCCCATGCTCATCGACCTCCACCAGCAGGGCCGTCTGGACCTCGGCGCCTTCGTCACGGAGACCATCGGGCTCGGCGACATCGAGCACGCCTTCGGCCGGATGCACGACGGCGACGTCCTGCGCTCGGTGGTGGTCTTCTGATGACCGCCCGCATCGACCACCTGGTCACCTCCGGCACCTTCGCCCTCGACGGCGGCGAGTGGGACGTCGACAACAACGTCTGGATCGTCGGCGACGACACCGAGGCCGTCGTCATCGACGCCGCCCACGACGCCGCCGCCATCCGGGCCGCGCTCGGCGGACGCACGCTGCGCGCCAT from Streptomyces sp. NBC_01341 includes these protein-coding regions:
- a CDS encoding APC family permease — translated: MSTGRSDTSGTATGRTADGTGGINTYKGAERALRADRLGTPGLLLSVLAASAPLMVVAGVMPTVFGVMGIVGQPLLYVILGVVLMLFSVGYAEMSRHVHNAGAFYAYIARGLGPTAGAGASLVALVAYSAMQVGIYGILGFEVSGLFATYLDIDLVWWVPALVSVAVVGVLGWLKIDLNAKVLGVLLVVECALVVIFDIAAIGKPGPEGLSLHAFDPETLTGAGLGTALCFCIAAFVGFEQAPVYAEETSRPQIVVSRVMFLAVGYAALFLAVSSWALTVAAGPASIADTSLKQGPGMLFGLTEERLGSTFTDVLHVLFVTGMFAALLSFHNVVARYAFAMGREGLLPAGFGRTSKASGAPATGSMLQSAVSVVIVLAFALADDYPVGDPTAPVLHLFTWMGNVGALGVIVLMAAASFAVIAFFVRRGAGRAQAPRLIASGLAGAALLAIAVFTVRDFDVLVGSGPGSVLNWVLPGVIVLALVVGLAYGALLRRTRPEVHARIGLGNEAFQLEKASEGVPAGPR
- a CDS encoding molybdopterin-dependent oxidoreductase, with protein sequence MKRETPDPGGPPPVSGAPPDTDSAGTPVGRRLVLAMLGLGVAGVAAAPSLQGAMENGLGAVAGKDPTGLTGLLPNGGGFRYYSVTTSVPEKTAADYRLTVDGMVDRPATYTLDSLKALPQTRLVRDVQCVTGWRVPKTPFEGVGLRALLDAAGVRPGAKAVRFTCFDGAYSESLTLEQARRADVLVALRMKDEPLAHAHGGPVRLYVAPMYFYKSAKWLSGITVTDSVRPGYWEELGYDVDAWVGRSNGRDDTPTV
- a CDS encoding cytochrome b/b6 domain-containing protein, with product MTPPPSEHPPRIRRFSTAERWVHRTTAWLVLLCVATAACLYVPQLAELAGRRHLVVTVHEWSGLLAPVPLLAGLVSRALRADLSRLNRFGPHDRRWLRAALRRDRSPGSRPAGKFNAGQKLYAAWIAGAVLVMLGTGLLMWFTGLTPLVWRTGATFVHDWLALAVGIALAGHTAKALADPEARRGMRTGSVERSWARTEHPLWREPDE
- a CDS encoding GntP family permease yields the protein MTGLSVEMLAADAVEPITSAGNAQLGIAVLAGIAVIVLLITTFKMHAFLALTIGSLALGSFAGADPAKTIASFTAGLGSTVAGVGVLIALGAILGKLLADSGGADQIVDTILAKASGRAMPWAMVLIASIIGLPLFFEVGIVLMIPVVLLVAKRGNYSLMRIGIPALAGLSVMHGLIPPHPGPLVAIDALGANLGVTLALGVLVAVPTVVIAGPVFSRYAARWVDIEAPEKMIPQRPSEDLERRPGFGVTLATILLPVVLMLAKALVDIVVDDPENHVQRVTDVIGSPLIALLAAVIVGMFTLGRAAGFTKVRLSATVEKSLAPIAGILLIVGAGGGFKQTLIDAGVGRMILEFSENWSVPALLLGWLIAVAIRLATGSATVATISAAGLVAPLAAGMSTSHTALLVLAVGAGSLFFSHVNDAGFWLVKEYFGMDVPQTLKTWSVMETIISVVSLAFILLLSLVL
- a CDS encoding gluconokinase; its protein translation is MSTPHVVVVMGVAGTGKTTIGPLLADRLGVPYAEGDDFHPPANIAKMSSGTPLEDGDRWPWLDAIGRWAHGRAGLGGVVSSSALKRVYRDRLRAEAPGALFLHLTGDRALIERRMAARKGHFMPTALLDSQFATLQPLEVDEAGVSVDVSGTPEEITDRAVAALRRLKS
- a CDS encoding FadR/GntR family transcriptional regulator — protein: MTTQGQGLHTHVLDTLGLEIAAGDSPPGTILRTDELAQRFDVSRTVVREVIRVLESMHLVESRRRVGVTVRPTEEWNVYDPQVIRWRLAGSDRPRQLRSLTVLRSAVEPVAAGLAARHATAEQCAELTECALGMVATSRGRQLEGYLRHDVAFHRIVLNASGNEMFARLGDVVAEVLAGRTHHQVMFEDPDPAAVTLHVRVAEAVREGDAAAAERLTKEIAVGALHELDVLAP
- a CDS encoding S-(hydroxymethyl)mycothiol dehydrogenase — translated: MAQQVQGVIAPGRDEPVRVETILVPDPGPGEAVVRIQACGVCHTDLHYKQGGINDDFPFLLGHEAAGVVESVGDDVTDVAPGDFVVLNWRAVCGQCRACLRGRPWYCFNTHNAKQKMTLLDGTELSPALGIGAFAEKTLVAAGQCTKVDPEVSPAVAGLLGCGVMAGIGAAINTGQVGRGDSVAVIGCGGVGDAAIAGARLAGAAKIIAVDIDDRKLETAKKMGATHTVNSRSGDPVEAIRALTGGNGADVVIEAVGRPETYKQAFYARDLAGTVVLVGVPTPEMQLELPLLDVFGRGGSLKSSWYGDCLPSRDFPMLIDLHQQGRLDLGAFVTETIGLGDIEHAFGRMHDGDVLRSVVVF